The following are encoded in a window of Artemia franciscana chromosome 5, ASM3288406v1, whole genome shotgun sequence genomic DNA:
- the LOC136027363 gene encoding ATP synthase subunit beta, mitochondrial — translation MLGAVGRASLKVLSASKPSIELTKAVPAALSSRSVHAGQVDSAAAAAKAQAAANTSNGQITAVIGAVVDVQFEDQLPPILNALEVQGRSPRLILEVAQHLGENTVRTIAMDGTEGLVRGQNVLDTGAPIKIPVGPETLGRIMNVIGEPIDERGPIVTDKFAAIHADAPEFVEMSVQQEILVTGIKVVDLLAPYAKGGKIGLFGGAGVGKTVLIMELINNVAKAHGGYSVFAGVGERTREGNDLYHEMIESGVISLKDKTSKVALVYGQMNEPPGARARVALTGLTVAEYFRDQEGQDVLLFIDNIFRFTQAGSEVSALLGRIPSAVGYQPTLATDMGTMQERITTTKKGSITSVQAIYVPADDLTDPAPATTFAHLDATTVLSRAIAELGIYPAVDPLDSTSRILDPNIIGEEHYNIARGVQKILQDYKSLQDIIAILGMDELSEEDKLIVSRARKIQRFLSQPFQVAEVFTGHAGKLVPIKDTIKGFKMILNGELDHLPEVAFYMVGPIEEVVAKAEKIAESQ, via the exons GGTCTGTTCATGCTGGACAAGTAGATAGTGCTGCAGCTGCTGCAAAAGCTCAAGCTGCAGCTAATACTTCCAATGGCCAAATTACTGCTGTTATTGGTGCTGTTGTAGATGTTCAATTTGAAGACCAGCTCCCACCTATTCTCAATGCACTTGAA GTCCAGGGTCGTTCGCCAAGATTGATTCTTGAGGTTGCCCAACATCTTGGAGAAAATACTGTGCGTACCATCGCTATGGATGGTACTGAAGGTCTTGTTCGAGGCCAAAATGTATTGGATACTGGTGCCCCCATTAAGATCCCTGTAGGTCCAGAAACTCTAGGAAGAATTATGAATGTTATTG GTGAGCCAATTGACGAGAGGGGTCCAATTGTTACTGACAAGTTCGCTGCTATTCACGCCGATGCCCCAGAATTTGTTGAAATGAGTGTCCAACAAGAAATTTTAGTCACTGGTATTAAGGTCGTTGATCTTCTTGCCCCCTATGCCAAAGGTGGCAAAATCG gtcTCTTTGGTGGTGCTGGTGTCGGAAAAACTGTACTGATTATGGAGCTGATTAATAATGTTGCCAAGGCTCACGGTGGTTACTCTGTGTTTGCTGGTGTTGGCGAACGCACTCGTGAAGGTAACGATCTTTACCATGAAATGATCGAATCCGGTGTCATATCCCTTAAG gataAGACTTCAAAGGTCGCCCTCGTCTACGGTCAGATGAATGAGCCCCCTGGTGCTCGTGCCCGTGTTGCCCTAACTGGACTGACTGTAGCCGAATATTTCCGTGATCAAGAAGGACAAGATGTATTGCTCTTTATTGACAACATTTTCAGATTCACCCAGGCAGGCTCCGAAGTATCTGCTCTTTTGGGTCGTATTCCATCAGCTGTAGGCTACCAGCCTACTTTGGCCACTGACATGGGTACTATGCAAGAAAGAATTACCACCACTAAAAAGGGATCCATTACATCTGTACAGGCTATCTATGTACCTGCTGATGATTTAACAGATCCCGCACCTGCCACCACCTTCGCTCACTTGGACGCTACCACCGTGTTATCTCGAGCCATTGCTGAACTTG gcatTTATCCCGCTGTAGATCCCCTCGATTCCACATCTCGTATTTTGGATCCCAACATTATTGGCGAGGAACACTACAACATTGCTCGTGGTGTACAGAAAATTCTTCAGGATTATAAATCCCTCCAGGATATTATCGCTATTTTGGGTATGGATGAATTGTCTGAAGAAGATAAACTTATTGTCTCCAGAGCCAGGAAAATCCAGAGGTTCTTGTCGCAACCTTTCCAG GTTGCTGAAGTGTTCACAGGTCATGCTGGTAAACTTGTACCAATCAAGGATACTATTAAGGGATTCAAGATGATTTTGAATGGTGAGCTTGACCACCTCCCTGAGGTCGCTTTCTACATGGTTGGCCCTATTGAAGAAGTGGTTGCTAAGGCCGAAAAGATTGCTGAATCCCAGTGA